The following DNA comes from Candidatus Methylomirabilota bacterium.
CCCGCCGGTCACGTAGACCAGGGCCAGAGAGGGATCGAGGGAAAAGCGCGCCACGGCGTCGGCCCGCGAGCCCCCGCGCAGCTCGGGCCTCAGCGGGTTTCCGGTCAACACCACCTTGGCCGCGGGCAAGCCCGCCGTGCCGGGAAACGTCACCGCGATCCGCCGGGCCAGGCGGCCGGCGATCCGGTTGGCCAGCCCCGGCACCGCCGTCTGCTCGTGGACGACCAGCGGGACCCGGACCAGCGCGGCCGCGATGACCGCGGGGAGCCCCACGAAGCCGCCCGTGGAGAACACGACGTCCGGGCGCAACCGTCTGAGCAGGCGCCAGGCGCCGACGATCCCGGCCGGGACACGCACGACGAGGTCGAGCACGTTCTGCCACGTCCAGTAGCGGCGAAGCTTGCCCGTGGGGACGCTGAAATACGGGATCCCGCGTTCGGGCACCAGCCGCGCCTCCACGCCGGAGCGACTGCCCATCCACGCGCAGGCGACTCCGCGCTCGCGGAGCAGGGCCGCCACGGCCAGGCCGGGGCTGGTGTGGCCACCGGTCCCGCCGCCGGCGATCAGGATCACGCGCTCTTCTCGCGGTGACGCTCGAGGGCGAGCTGCAGCAGGCGGTCCACGAGGCTGACGTAGTCCAGCCCGGAGGCCTCCCACATGCGCGCGTAGCCGCTGGTCGACGTGAACCCCGGGATGGTGTTGATCTCGTTGACGAGCGCCCGGTCGCCCTCGAGAAAGAAGTCCACGCGGGCCATGCCCGCGCAGTCGATGGCGCGAAAAGCGGCGATGGCCAGCTCCTGCACCCGGCGGGTCAGCTCGGGTCCGATGGGGGCGGGGACGATGATCTGGGCCTGGCCCTCGGCGTACTTCGTGGCGTAGTCGTACCACTCGCTGTCGTAGCGGATCTCGCCGGGCAGCGAGGCCACCGGATCGTCGTTGCCCAGCACGCTGACCTCCACTTCCCGCCCGGTGACCCCCCGCTCGACGATGAGCTTGCGGTCGTGTCGGGCGGCCTCGTCCAGGGCCGGCCCCAGCGCGGGCGGCTCGCGGACCTTGCTGATGCCGACGCTCGAGCCGAGATTGGACGGCTTCACGAAGCAGGGAAAGCCGATCGTCTCGGCGACGCGGCGACGGACGGCCGAGGGGTTGCGGCGCCAGTCGCGCCGGAGCACGACGAGGTACTCGACCGTCGGCAATCCGGCGGCACGGAAGGCGGCCTTCATCGCGGCCTTGTCCATCCCGATGGCCGAGGCCAGGACGCCGGCGCCGACGTACGGCAGATCGGCGAGCTCGAAGAGCCCCTGGATGGTGCCGTCCTCGCCGTAGGGCCCGTGCAGCATGATGACGACCACGTCCAGCGCGTGCCGCAGCTCGGCGGGAAGGCCTCCGGGCGGC
Coding sequences within:
- a CDS encoding D-alanine--D-alanine ligase family protein, with protein sequence MASLRVGVVFGGRSGEHEVSLASAASVIAALERGGHRVVPIGITRDGRWVVGGDPLRALAAEARIALPAGDSTGDVKKALADRVEAHLTAPETALARTEPPGGLPAELRHALDVVVIMLHGPYGEDGTIQGLFELADLPYVGAGVLASAIGMDKAAMKAAFRAAGLPTVEYLVVLRRDWRRNPSAVRRRVAETIGFPCFVKPSNLGSSVGISKVREPPALGPALDEAARHDRKLIVERGVTGREVEVSVLGNDDPVASLPGEIRYDSEWYDYATKYAEGQAQIIVPAPIGPELTRRVQELAIAAFRAIDCAGMARVDFFLEGDRALVNEINTIPGFTSTSGYARMWEASGLDYVSLVDRLLQLALERHREKSA
- the murG gene encoding undecaprenyldiphospho-muramoylpentapeptide beta-N-acetylglucosaminyltransferase, yielding MILIAGGGTGGHTSPGLAVAALLRERGVACAWMGSRSGVEARLVPERGIPYFSVPTGKLRRYWTWQNVLDLVVRVPAGIVGAWRLLRRLRPDVVFSTGGFVGLPAVIAAALVRVPLVVHEQTAVPGLANRIAGRLARRIAVTFPGTAGLPAAKVVLTGNPLRPELRGGSRADAVARFSLDPSLALVYVTGGAQGAHRINRAIGEILPELLTLAQVIHQCGDNPTTGDRTWLEARRAALPFELARRYTVLPYVGAELAAVYAAATIVVGRAGAGTVNECCQLGVPALYIPLPGTSGDEQTANARYVERTGGCAVLPQASLTPERLLERLRGLLGDPAALKEMSERGRTVAVPDAAERIVDVLLAEAPSRRPREARGTR